AAGCCGGACGCGTCCAGCGTCTGCAGCGCGCCGGTGCCACCGGTGACCACGTACGCCTCGGTGGACGCGGTGTGCAGGTGCGGCGTGCCGCCGGCCAGCCCGTCCGCGCACTCCCCTGAGTAAACGGTCAGCCGGCTGACCGAGGTGCCACCGGGGAACGTCATGACGCCAGCACGGTGCGGCCCGCGGCGGCCAGCCGGTGCGTACCCTCGTCGCCGTGGTCGCCGGTGGCGACGACCACCGCGTAGCGGAACGTCAGCGTGCCGCCCGCCTCGAACGGCAGTTCCTCGCTGAAGAACGGTGCCGGGCAGAGGCAGGCGAACTCCTCGCTGCGGGTGAACCACTGCGGCGGATGCTGCGGGTTGCGGGTGTCGTCGACCATCACGATCGTGGACGCGCGGCCGGTCTCGTCGTGCTTGCCGCGGTAGGCGAACCACTCCGCGCGGGTGCCGCGCAGGTCGTCCGCGCCGACGCCGTGGGGTGACTGCGCGGTGCCGTTCGTGAAACTGCGTGGCCCGCGCCAGAACAGCCCGCCGTACCCGGCGTTCTCCCGGCCCTTGGTGGTCGGCGACCCGATCCGAAGGGTCTCGCCGGAGACGTTCGTCATCGCGGTCTCGAAGGTCAGCACCCAGCTCACGTCGTCCAGCAGCGACACGGTCAGCGCGCGGGTCTCGTCGACGACCGGCGTGCCCCGCTGCGACGTCCAGTCCAGCGTGTGGGTGAGCGCGGCCGTGTCGCCGTCCACGGTCAGCCGCGTCATCTCCCGGTGCGCGGCCGTGCCGTTGTTGTCCTGCTGCACGTAGAACCGGCCGTGCACGTAGGTCGGGCCGCCCCAGAAGTTGTGCTCCCCCAGGTGCGGCAGCGACCAGGCGATGCCCTTGTGCCAGACGTGGTCGTGCGGGCGGAACAGCGAGACCAGATCCCCGGCGAGCGTACGGATCGGGTGCAGGTACGGCTTCGGCGACTCCAGCTGCACCGTGTCCGGCACGTAGACGTAGGTGACGATCGGCACGTCCCCGGCCGTGACCGTGACCTCTCTGCCGAGCGTGTGGTCGACCTGCAGGCTCATGCGGTGCGGTGCCCTTCCGTTGCGGCCGGCGCCGTCCAGGGTGCGTCGACGCCGTTCATCCGGGCGGCGAACGGGTCGTCCGGGCCGATCTCGCCGGCCCGCACCGGCACGCCGGTGAACGCGGACCGGTAGAGCGCGGCGACGAACTCCATGGTCCGGCGGGTGTCGGCGAGCGTGACCGGTGGCTCGGTCCCGGCGTCGAGTGCGTCCAGCACGGCCGCCAGCTGCCCGGCGTGGCCGGACTCGACGTCGTCCCAGTCCGCGTACCAGCGCCGTTTGACGTCACCGGAGCCGGGCGCGGGCGTGACGGTCCAGTGGTCGTCGGTGTATCCGTACAGGTGGGTCAGCTCGACCGTGGCGCGCTCGAAGTCGAACCGCAGCGCGGACGTCTGGCGCGGCGAGACCACGGAGTTGACCACGGACGCGAGCGTGCCGTCGGCGAACGTGACCAGCGCCATCGACACGTCCTCGGTGTGCACCTGGTGCCGGGCCCGCCGGCCGGCCACCGCGGTGACCCGCTCCCACGGCCCGAGGACGGACAGCAGCAGGTCGAACTGGTGGATGCCGTGGCCCATGGTCGGGCCACCGCCCTCGGTCTCCCACCTCCCGCGCCACGGCGCGGCGAAGTAGGCGTCGTCGCGGAACCAGAGCGTGTCGCAGGTGGCCAGCAGCGACCGGCCGAGGTGGCCGTCCGCGGCGAGGCGGCGCAGCCGGGCCGCGCCCGTGCCGAAGCGGTGCTGGAACACGGTGGCGACGTGCCGGCCGGTCTCCTTGGACACGGTGGCGATCGCGTCCAGTTCGGACAGAGACAGCGTCGGCGGCTTCTCCACGAGCACGTGCGCACCGGCCCGCAGCGCCTCGATCGCGAGCGGCGCGTGGGTGGCCGGCGGCGTGCACAGGTGGACGAGGTCGACCCGGTGCGCCGCCAGCAGCTCGGTCAGGCCGGGGGCGACCACCGGGGTGTCCCACTCGGCCGCGAACGTGCGGGCCCGGTCCGCGTCGACGTCGACGACCGCGGTCAGCGCGACCCGGTCCGGGTGTGCGCGCAACGCCCGGGCGTGGGCGGTGGCGATGCCTCCGGTGCCGATGATCGCCGCGCGGTAGGGGGTCTGGGTCATGCCACGCTCCTCGGGACACGGGCCGGTGCCGGACGGCACCGGCCCGCTGCGCTGGTGGGTCAGGCGGCGTCGATCTCGGTCTGCAGCTCCTTGATGAACGACTCCGCGGCGGCCTGCGGCGTCTTGCGCTCGAACAGGACCTCCTCGGTGTGCCGCTTGAGGATCGCCTCGATGCCGCTGGCGCCGTTCGGGGTGACGCGCGGCGCCGGGCCGACCTTGACCGTGTCGAGGTACTCAGCGGCGGCCTTGTCGGTGGCGGTGAGCTTCGGCGCGAGCGCGGCCCGGATCGTCCGGTTGCCGGGCACGCCGCGGTCGGTGAGCAGCACGTCCGCGGCCTCCTGGGTGTTGAGCAGGAAGTCGACGAACGCGGCGGCCTCGGCCGGCTGCTTCGACCGGGCGGAGATCGCCCAGTACATGGACGGCTTGTAGTAGGCGCCCGGCGTACCCACCTGGGACTCGCCCGGGATCTGGACCAGCCGCAGGTTCTGGCCGCTGGCCGCCGCGAACGACGTCAGCTGGGTGTTCCACGACGTGCCGATCGCGGTCGCGTTCGTGGCCATGCCGGACTGGTCCAGCGCGGCACCGGCCCGCTCGATGGTGACCGACGCGGCCGGGCCGATGCCGGTCTTCGACAGGTCCAGCAGGTACTGCCAGTACTGGGCGAGCACGGCCGGCGGCGCGGAGACCTTGCCGGCCTCGTCGTACAGCGACGCGCCCTGCTGGCGGAGCCAGATGTTGACCGAACCGGTGTCGAAGCCCCAGAGCTGGACGCCGTTGACCTTGCCGCCGCTGGCCTTGGAAATCTTGTCGCCGACCGTGCGCAGGTCCTCCCAGGACCACGTCGCGGTGTCCGGCAGCGTGACGTTGTACTGCTTGAGCAGGTCGTCGTTGACGATGAACGAGTACGCGGTGAGGCCGGTCGGGATCGCGTACTGCTTGCCGTCGACCTTGCCGGTGTCCAGCGCGGCCGCCTCGATGTCCGCTGTCTTCAGGTGGTTGGACGCGGTGCCCAGGTCGAGCAGCGCGCCACGCTCGGCGTACGAGGCGAGGTAGAGCTCGTCCATCTGGATGATGTCCGGCGCGTCGTTCGCCGCGACCGTGGTGGCCAGGCTGTCCCAGTAGCCGTTCCAGTCCTTGAACTCGCCCTTGACGGTGATGTTCGGGTACTTGACCTTGAACAGGTCGATCGCCTGCTGGGTGCGCTTGTGCCGCGCGTCCGAGCCCCACCAGGTGAAGCGGAGCGTGACCGGGTCCTTGGACAGCTCACCGCCCGCGTCACCCCCGCCGCCACCGCAGGCCGCGAGCGCGGTGGACGCGCCGACCGCGCCCGCGAGGGAGAGAACCGTACGCCGGGATATGCCGTTGCTCATCGAATGTGCCCTTTCGATGTATGTCAATCCGGGAGGGGACTACTTGATACCGGTGGTGGCGATGCCCTTGATCAGGTATCGCTGGCCGATCAGGAAGGCGAGGAAGATCGGCAGCAGGGAGACCACGCTCATCGCGAACATGGAGCCCCATGACGTGGCGACCGTGGCGTCCACGAACGAGCGCAGCGCGACCGGCACCGTGTACATCTCCGGGTCGGTCAGGTAGATCAGCTGCGAGAAGAAGTCGTTCCACGTCCAGATGAACGTGAAGATCGTGGTGGTGGCCAGCGCCGGCAGCATCAGCGGCAGGATGACCTGCAGGAAGATGCGCGGGTGGCCGGCGCCGTCGATGCGTGCGGCCTCGTCCAGCTCGCGCGGCAGGCCGCGGATGAACTGGACCATCAGGAACACGAAGAACGCGTCCGTGGCCAGCAGCTTCGGCACGACCAACGGCAGGAACGTGTTCACCCAGCCGAGGTTCGAGAAGATGATGTACTGCGGGACGATCAGCACGTGGATCGGCAGCATGATCGTCATCAGCATGATGGCGAACCACCACTTCTTCCCGGTGAACTCCAGGCGGGCGAACGCGTACGCCGCCATCGAGCAGGAGACCAGGTTGCCGATGATGCAGCCGAGCACCACGATCGCCGAGTTCAGCATGTAGTGGCCGAACGGCGAGGCGAGCGCGTTCCACCCGTCGCTGTAGTTGGAGACCTCGAAGCTGTCCAGCACCAGGCCGGGCGAGCGGAAGATCTCGTTGTTCGGCCGCAGTGAGCTGACCACCATCCAGATGACCGGGTAGAGCATCACGATCGCGAACGCGATCAGCGCGGCGTGCTTGAGCGTCGACTTGACCCAGCCCGGCAGCACGAATTTCGGCGGCGGCGGGTCGTCGTGGGTGGCGACCGGGACGGGGCGCTCCTTGAGGTCAGTCATCGTAGAACACCCATCGCTTGGCGGCCCAGAAGTTGATCGCGGTGAACCCGGCGATGATGATCAGGAGCAGCCAGGCGAGCGCCGAGGCGTACCCCATGTCGAATCTGGCGAAGCCGCGCTCGTAGAGGAAGAGCGTGTAGAACAGCGTCGAGTCCGACGGCCCGCCGGTGCCGCCCGAGACGACGAACGCCTGGGTGAACGACTGGAACGCGTGGATGATCTGCAGCACCAGGTTGAAGAAGATGATCGGCGACAGCAGCGGCACGGTGATCTTCTTGAACTGCGTCCACTTGCTCGCGCCGTCCACGGACGCGGCCTCGTAGTACATCACCGGGATCTGCCGCAGGCCGGCCAGGAAGATCACCATCGGCGCGCCGAACGTCCAGACGTTCAGGATGATCAGCGTGCCGAGCGCGGTGTCCGGGTCGGAGATCCAGCCGCGGCCCGTGATGCCGAAGATGCCGAGCACCTGGTTGAGCAGCCCCTCGGCCCCGAAGATCTGCTTCCACAGCACCGCGATCGCGACGCTGGAGCCGAGCAGCGACGGCAGGTAGAACGCGGACCGGTAGAACGGCAGGCCGCGCAGCCCGCGGTCGAGCAGGATCGCCAG
This genomic window from Catenuloplanes niger contains:
- a CDS encoding DUF6807 domain-containing protein, with translation MSLQVDHTLGREVTVTAGDVPIVTYVYVPDTVQLESPKPYLHPIRTLAGDLVSLFRPHDHVWHKGIAWSLPHLGEHNFWGGPTYVHGRFYVQQDNNGTAAHREMTRLTVDGDTAALTHTLDWTSQRGTPVVDETRALTVSLLDDVSWVLTFETAMTNVSGETLRIGSPTTKGRENAGYGGLFWRGPRSFTNGTAQSPHGVGADDLRGTRAEWFAYRGKHDETGRASTIVMVDDTRNPQHPPQWFTRSEEFACLCPAPFFSEELPFEAGGTLTFRYAVVVATGDHGDEGTHRLAAAGRTVLAS
- a CDS encoding Gfo/Idh/MocA family protein — its product is MTQTPYRAAIIGTGGIATAHARALRAHPDRVALTAVVDVDADRARTFAAEWDTPVVAPGLTELLAAHRVDLVHLCTPPATHAPLAIEALRAGAHVLVEKPPTLSLSELDAIATVSKETGRHVATVFQHRFGTGAARLRRLAADGHLGRSLLATCDTLWFRDDAYFAAPWRGRWETEGGGPTMGHGIHQFDLLLSVLGPWERVTAVAGRRARHQVHTEDVSMALVTFADGTLASVVNSVVSPRQTSALRFDFERATVELTHLYGYTDDHWTVTPAPGSGDVKRRWYADWDDVESGHAGQLAAVLDALDAGTEPPVTLADTRRTMEFVAALYRSAFTGVPVRAGEIGPDDPFAARMNGVDAPWTAPAATEGHRTA
- a CDS encoding ABC transporter substrate-binding protein → MSNGISRRTVLSLAGAVGASTALAACGGGGGDAGGELSKDPVTLRFTWWGSDARHKRTQQAIDLFKVKYPNITVKGEFKDWNGYWDSLATTVAANDAPDIIQMDELYLASYAERGALLDLGTASNHLKTADIEAAALDTGKVDGKQYAIPTGLTAYSFIVNDDLLKQYNVTLPDTATWSWEDLRTVGDKISKASGGKVNGVQLWGFDTGSVNIWLRQQGASLYDEAGKVSAPPAVLAQYWQYLLDLSKTGIGPAASVTIERAGAALDQSGMATNATAIGTSWNTQLTSFAAASGQNLRLVQIPGESQVGTPGAYYKPSMYWAISARSKQPAEAAAFVDFLLNTQEAADVLLTDRGVPGNRTIRAALAPKLTATDKAAAEYLDTVKVGPAPRVTPNGASGIEAILKRHTEEVLFERKTPQAAAESFIKELQTEIDAA
- a CDS encoding carbohydrate ABC transporter permease, whose product is MTDLKERPVPVATHDDPPPPKFVLPGWVKSTLKHAALIAFAIVMLYPVIWMVVSSLRPNNEIFRSPGLVLDSFEVSNYSDGWNALASPFGHYMLNSAIVVLGCIIGNLVSCSMAAYAFARLEFTGKKWWFAIMLMTIMLPIHVLIVPQYIIFSNLGWVNTFLPLVVPKLLATDAFFVFLMVQFIRGLPRELDEAARIDGAGHPRIFLQVILPLMLPALATTTIFTFIWTWNDFFSQLIYLTDPEMYTVPVALRSFVDATVATSWGSMFAMSVVSLLPIFLAFLIGQRYLIKGIATTGIK
- a CDS encoding carbohydrate ABC transporter permease, with translation MSALGELQRLGTSKGGPPPRKRDNKAAFLFLLPWFAGLLLITAGPIVASLGLSFTDYNLIQPPEFNGVENIARMFGDERLHRSLGVTFVYVFVSVPLQLLAALGLAILLDRGLRGLPFYRSAFYLPSLLGSSVAIAVLWKQIFGAEGLLNQVLGIFGITGRGWISDPDTALGTLIILNVWTFGAPMVIFLAGLRQIPVMYYEAASVDGASKWTQFKKITVPLLSPIIFFNLVLQIIHAFQSFTQAFVVSGGTGGPSDSTLFYTLFLYERGFARFDMGYASALAWLLLIIIAGFTAINFWAAKRWVFYDD